A region of Desulfuromonas thiophila DNA encodes the following proteins:
- a CDS encoding cytochrome c3 family protein: MKKLLVALMLVAFAATAALAGDVVTYECKNGNVTFNHKAHEGYAGGCNNAACHGDAAPAKIEVTKDTAHKTLCKDCHTKMGGPTKCGDCHKK, from the coding sequence ATGAAAAAACTGCTGGTTGCCCTGATGCTGGTTGCCTTTGCCGCTACCGCTGCTCTGGCTGGCGATGTCGTCACCTACGAGTGCAAAAACGGCAACGTCACCTTCAACCACAAGGCTCACGAAGGCTATGCCGGTGGCTGTAACAACGCCGCTTGCCACGGCGACGCCGCTCCCGCCAAGATCGAAGTGACCAAAGACACCGCACACAAGACCCTGTGCAAAGACTGCCACACCAAAATGGGCGGCCCGACCAAATGTGGCGATTGCCACAAGAAATAA
- the glyQ gene encoding glycine--tRNA ligase subunit alpha, translated as MTFQDLILSLQNYWARQGCVIQQPYDMEKGAGTFNPATFLRSLGPEPWNVAYVEPSRRPADGRYGENPNRLQHYYQFQVILKPAPLNIQDLYLDSLRSFGIDPACHDIRFVEDDWESPTLGAWGLGWEVWLDGMEITQFTYFQQVGGIDLKPIPGEITYGCERIAMYLQGVDNVYDLEWVDGIRYGDIHHQTEVEFSAYNFEHADTAMLFSLFDMYEKECIRLNDKALVFPAYDFVMKASHAFNLLDARGAISVTERAHYIARVRNLARLCAEGYVAQRERLGFPLLKQA; from the coding sequence GTGACATTTCAGGATCTGATTCTGTCCCTGCAGAATTACTGGGCGCGTCAGGGCTGCGTCATCCAGCAGCCGTACGACATGGAAAAGGGCGCCGGCACCTTCAATCCGGCCACCTTTCTGCGTTCGCTGGGACCGGAGCCCTGGAATGTGGCCTATGTCGAACCCTCGCGTCGACCGGCCGACGGCCGCTACGGCGAAAACCCCAACCGGTTGCAGCATTACTACCAGTTTCAGGTCATCCTCAAGCCCGCTCCCCTCAACATTCAGGACCTCTACCTCGATTCGTTGCGCAGTTTCGGGATCGATCCGGCCTGTCACGACATCCGTTTTGTCGAGGACGACTGGGAATCGCCGACCCTCGGCGCCTGGGGGCTGGGCTGGGAGGTCTGGCTGGACGGCATGGAGATCACCCAGTTTACCTATTTCCAGCAGGTCGGCGGTATCGATCTGAAGCCGATCCCCGGCGAGATTACCTACGGCTGCGAGCGCATCGCCATGTATCTGCAGGGAGTCGACAATGTCTACGACCTGGAGTGGGTCGACGGCATCCGTTACGGCGACATCCATCACCAGACCGAGGTCGAGTTTTCCGCCTACAACTTCGAGCACGCCGATACCGCTATGCTGTTCAGCCTGTTCGATATGTACGAAAAGGAATGCATTCGCCTCAATGACAAGGCGCTGGTGTTCCCGGCCTATGATTTCGTCATGAAGGCGTCCCACGCCTTTAATCTGCTGGATGCCCGCGGGGCTATTTCCGTCACCGAGCGCGCCCACTACATCGCCCGGGTGCGCAACCTGGCACGGCTGTGCGCCGAGGGCTATGTCGCCCAGCGCGAGCGGCTGGGCTTCCCGCTGCTCAAGCAGGCCTGA
- the recO gene encoding DNA repair protein RecO has protein sequence MFYEASEALVLRTTDYGESDRVVQLLTAVNGLCSGFAPGARNSRRRFGPALQPLSHVRIYWQRSRPGHLRQLKQADLLVSPRRLLPRLQAWALGVYGCELVLNLFAEEDPQPALFELMLAYGDALADGTQLAEARLLFELRLLALAGLLPHLGHCAQCGTLAGGPQRVFDSRRGGALCLACASGIEPLRVAALSLGSLARLTRLDLCRFAGVRLSGATLREGHAVLGQVLGQVLPRSMKTPPFIDLFAACDRRGDLHLDSSG, from the coding sequence ATGTTTTACGAAGCCAGTGAGGCTCTGGTGCTGCGCACCACCGATTATGGCGAATCCGACCGGGTGGTCCAGCTGCTGACAGCCGTCAATGGCCTGTGCAGCGGGTTCGCGCCCGGGGCGCGCAACAGCCGGCGGCGCTTCGGCCCGGCACTGCAGCCCCTCAGCCATGTCCGCATCTACTGGCAGCGCAGCCGGCCCGGTCATCTGCGCCAGCTTAAACAGGCCGATCTGCTGGTCTCGCCGCGCCGGCTGTTGCCGCGCTTGCAGGCTTGGGCCCTGGGGGTTTATGGCTGCGAGCTGGTGCTGAACCTGTTTGCCGAGGAAGACCCGCAGCCCGCCCTGTTTGAATTGATGCTGGCCTATGGCGATGCCCTGGCTGACGGGACACAGCTGGCCGAGGCGCGCCTGCTGTTCGAGCTGCGCCTGCTGGCTCTGGCGGGATTGTTGCCCCATCTGGGGCACTGCGCCCAGTGCGGCACCCTGGCCGGCGGGCCGCAGCGGGTGTTCGACAGCCGTCGTGGTGGCGCCCTTTGCCTGGCCTGCGCCAGCGGAATCGAGCCTTTGCGGGTGGCGGCCCTGTCTCTTGGCAGTCTGGCCCGCTTGACCCGCCTCGACCTGTGCCGCTTCGCCGGGGTGCGGCTCAGTGGCGCGACCCTGCGCGAGGGCCACGCGGTGCTCGGTCAGGTGCTGGGGCAGGTATTGCCCCGGTCGATGAAAACCCCGCCCTTCATTGATCTGTTTGCCGCCTGCGACCGGCGCGGCGATTTGCACCTTGACAGTTCAGGGTAA
- a CDS encoding class I SAM-dependent methyltransferase: MKFLLCPLCHSDDNQLYCRDVRRDYLHCRCCDLVFVPPADQLSPVAEKAQYDLHCNDPADERYRAFLGRLFEPLRLLLPATACGLDYGSGPGPTLSSMLAECGHAMALYDPFYAPDPTVLRRTYDFITCTEVAEHFRQPLEEFERLWSLLRPGGILGLMTRLREAGQDFAGWYYKKDPTHICFYSRTSFAWLARQFGARLELHGADVILLHRP; this comes from the coding sequence ATGAAATTCCTGCTTTGTCCCCTGTGCCACAGCGACGATAACCAGCTCTACTGTCGCGATGTGCGGCGCGATTATCTGCATTGCCGCTGTTGTGATCTGGTGTTTGTGCCGCCGGCTGACCAGCTTTCGCCGGTGGCGGAAAAAGCGCAGTATGATCTGCATTGCAACGACCCGGCTGACGAGCGCTATCGCGCCTTTCTCGGCCGGCTGTTCGAGCCCCTGCGGCTACTGTTGCCGGCCACTGCCTGCGGTCTTGACTATGGCAGCGGGCCGGGGCCGACCCTCAGCAGCATGCTGGCCGAGTGCGGCCATGCTATGGCGCTGTACGATCCCTTCTACGCCCCCGACCCGACGGTGCTGCGGCGAACCTACGATTTCATCACCTGCACCGAGGTGGCCGAGCATTTCCGCCAGCCGCTGGAAGAGTTCGAGCGCCTCTGGTCGCTGTTGCGGCCGGGCGGCATTCTTGGTCTGATGACCCGGCTGCGCGAGGCGGGCCAGGATTTCGCCGGCTGGTACTATAAAAAAGATCCGACCCACATCTGTTTTTATTCCCGCACCAGTTTTGCCTGGCTGGCGCGCCAGTTCGGCGCCCGCCTGGAATTGCATGGCGCCGATGTCATTCTGCTGCACCGGCCCTAA
- a CDS encoding adenylate/guanylate cyclase domain-containing protein → MGDAAALERRYRRNAALCGLALLLAVALAASLGAFHWLDLLTYDLQVQLRGASTASGRVVLVYMDEASAGELGRAQGYWSRRQLAAALQQLNAAGAEIIGLDLLLTRPAQQPEDDVELATAMEQAGNVVVARVAAVPGVGSLEAIAPFSDAMLGDGFIDLPLDRDGSLRRIRFLAAEPLADGSLSLTPAFALELTRTYLNLAYQFDFSPTDHFLLGADDQQRLRLPYPELWIHFLGGEASFPRLSYADVVNGRFDPQQVAGRIVLIGSRLASDKDLFSTPFTRYRSQRQPFERLFARVVADVQEQRETGLACHAQAIETLLAGRFLQPAGPAARLALLLLCGLAGQLLFYRRSLPLPAAPLLALLLILFAGGSQGAFLAGYWLPLPAALLLLVGQFVAGHLLQKNHEKQRSQWITQVFGRYVSTSIVERLLRGELTADLRGQRAELTIFFADLRDFTRLAEELDARQTAELLNRYFSCMLPELLRQQGTLDKLIGDAILAFFGAPLPSPQHPAQAARAALALLQRLETLRQEPLAGADRLDLAIGINSGEVTIGNLGCDSFMDYTVIGDTVNLASRLEGLNRVYGTRILLSGATAARLPDHEFCLRLLDRVTVKGKQHPIDLYELVGEERSISPAQRQMLQHFASGGTAWRQRDWARARAEFEQALALAPLDGPSRLYLQRVAECEQRPPAADWDGLSHFQHK, encoded by the coding sequence ATGGGCGACGCAGCCGCGCTCGAACGACGCTATCGCCGCAATGCGGCTCTCTGCGGTCTGGCCCTGCTGCTGGCTGTGGCCCTGGCCGCCAGCCTGGGCGCTTTCCACTGGCTCGACCTGCTAACCTACGACCTGCAGGTGCAACTGCGCGGCGCCAGCACGGCATCGGGCCGGGTGGTGCTGGTCTACATGGACGAGGCCAGCGCCGGTGAGCTGGGCCGGGCCCAGGGCTACTGGTCACGCCGGCAGCTGGCCGCCGCCCTGCAGCAACTCAATGCCGCCGGCGCCGAGATCATCGGTCTCGACCTGCTGCTCACCCGGCCGGCCCAGCAGCCAGAGGACGATGTCGAGCTGGCAACAGCTATGGAGCAGGCTGGCAATGTGGTCGTGGCGCGGGTGGCCGCCGTCCCCGGCGTCGGCAGCCTGGAGGCCATTGCGCCGTTCAGCGACGCCATGCTGGGGGACGGGTTCATCGACCTGCCCCTCGACCGCGATGGCAGCCTGCGCCGCATCCGCTTTCTCGCCGCCGAGCCGCTGGCCGACGGCAGTCTGTCACTGACCCCCGCCTTTGCCCTCGAACTGACCCGCACCTATCTCAACCTTGCGTACCAGTTCGACTTCAGTCCGACCGACCACTTCCTGCTCGGCGCCGACGACCAGCAGCGCCTGCGCCTGCCCTACCCGGAGCTGTGGATTCATTTTCTCGGTGGCGAGGCATCATTCCCCCGGCTGAGTTACGCCGACGTGGTTAACGGCCGCTTCGATCCACAGCAGGTCGCCGGCCGTATTGTGCTGATCGGCAGCCGCCTGGCCAGTGACAAGGATCTGTTCAGCACGCCCTTCACCCGCTACCGCTCCCAGCGGCAGCCCTTCGAGCGCTTGTTCGCCCGCGTTGTCGCTGACGTTCAGGAACAGCGCGAAACCGGCCTGGCCTGTCATGCCCAGGCCATCGAAACCCTGCTGGCCGGCCGTTTTCTGCAGCCGGCCGGTCCCGCCGCCCGCCTGGCCCTGCTGCTGCTGTGCGGCCTGGCCGGCCAGCTGCTGTTCTATCGCCGCAGCCTGCCTCTGCCAGCCGCCCCGCTGTTGGCATTGTTGCTGATTCTGTTCGCCGGAGGCAGCCAGGGGGCCTTCCTGGCTGGCTACTGGCTGCCGCTGCCGGCGGCCCTGCTGCTCCTCGTCGGTCAGTTCGTCGCCGGTCATCTGTTGCAGAAAAACCATGAAAAGCAACGCAGCCAGTGGATCACCCAGGTCTTCGGCCGCTATGTTTCGACCAGCATCGTCGAACGGCTGCTGCGTGGCGAGCTGACCGCCGACCTGCGCGGCCAGCGCGCCGAGCTGACCATTTTTTTCGCTGACTTGCGCGACTTCACCCGCCTGGCCGAGGAACTCGACGCGCGTCAGACCGCCGAACTGCTCAACCGTTATTTCAGCTGCATGCTACCGGAGCTGCTGCGCCAGCAGGGCACCCTCGACAAGCTCATCGGCGATGCCATCCTGGCCTTTTTTGGCGCACCGCTGCCCAGCCCACAGCATCCGGCCCAGGCAGCCCGCGCCGCCCTGGCGCTGCTGCAGCGGCTGGAGACCCTGCGGCAGGAACCGCTGGCCGGCGCCGACCGTCTTGATCTGGCCATCGGCATCAACAGCGGCGAGGTCACCATTGGCAACCTGGGTTGCGATAGCTTCATGGACTACACCGTCATCGGCGACACCGTCAATCTGGCCTCAAGGCTGGAGGGACTCAACCGCGTCTACGGCACCCGCATCCTGCTCAGTGGCGCCACGGCCGCCAGACTGCCAGATCATGAATTCTGCCTGCGCCTGCTCGACCGGGTGACAGTCAAGGGCAAGCAGCACCCGATTGATCTGTACGAGCTGGTCGGCGAGGAGCGTTCGATCAGCCCGGCGCAACGCCAGATGCTGCAGCACTTCGCCAGTGGGGGAACGGCCTGGCGCCAACGCGACTGGGCCAGGGCACGAGCGGAATTCGAACAGGCCCTGGCCCTGGCGCCGCTCGACGGTCCCAGCCGGCTGTACCTGCAGCGTGTGGCCGAGTGTGAACAGCGGCCACCAGCGGCGGACTGGGATGGTCTGAGCCACTTCCAGCACAAATGA
- the mgtE gene encoding magnesium transporter produces MDQKIQMLLATVRKLIRRSALPNLANLLKKTHPADIAHLFRYLDINEQRTLFHLIDDSDVAAEVLSEIEHSSSAQLLAQIDKDTIVEVLQAMPYDDSVDIIQNMPEELAEEILSSMHDDESEEIEQLMLYREDSAGGIMSTEFFCLNQDLSVQQAIAALQEAEDAEMVFYVYVVDDERHLIGVLSLRQLLTVPPQRLLRDIVDTEGLISVRVDTDQEEVAQLVAKYNILAIPVVDDQNHLLGIVTVDDVIDVMRQEATEDFYKMAGASEEELLYGFKSFKIARLRLPWLITNLFGGVITGYLMWLFRMTLEQIIALVSFVPVITGMGGNVGGQSATIVVRGFATGRIDFSTLRKVFFKELRVGIIMGLVCGLVVGLVAVLWHGNIYLGLVVAVAMATAMTVAATTGVLAPTFFKRIGVDPAIASSPFVQTANDITGILIYFSTATLFLDKLSS; encoded by the coding sequence ATGGATCAGAAAATTCAGATGCTGCTGGCGACGGTCAGGAAGCTGATTCGGCGCAGTGCCCTGCCGAATCTGGCCAATCTGCTGAAGAAAACCCACCCGGCGGATATTGCTCATCTGTTTCGTTATCTCGATATTAACGAGCAGCGCACCCTGTTCCATCTGATTGACGACAGCGATGTGGCGGCCGAGGTGTTATCGGAAATCGAGCACAGCTCCAGCGCCCAGTTGCTGGCCCAGATCGACAAGGACACCATCGTCGAGGTGCTGCAGGCCATGCCCTACGATGACTCCGTCGATATCATCCAGAACATGCCGGAGGAACTGGCCGAGGAAATCCTCAGCAGCATGCACGATGACGAGTCGGAGGAGATCGAACAGCTGATGCTCTACCGCGAGGACAGTGCCGGCGGCATCATGTCGACGGAGTTTTTCTGCCTCAATCAGGATCTGAGCGTGCAGCAGGCCATTGCCGCCCTGCAGGAGGCCGAGGATGCCGAGATGGTGTTCTATGTCTATGTGGTGGATGACGAACGCCATCTGATTGGCGTGCTGTCGCTGCGGCAGTTGCTGACGGTGCCGCCCCAGCGCCTGTTGCGCGACATTGTCGATACCGAAGGACTGATCAGTGTGCGGGTTGATACCGATCAGGAGGAGGTCGCCCAACTGGTGGCCAAATACAATATTCTGGCCATTCCGGTTGTCGACGACCAGAACCATCTGCTCGGGATCGTGACCGTCGATGACGTGATCGACGTCATGCGCCAGGAGGCGACGGAGGATTTCTACAAGATGGCCGGTGCCAGCGAGGAGGAGCTGCTTTACGGCTTCAAGTCGTTCAAGATCGCCCGTCTGCGGCTGCCCTGGCTGATCACCAACCTGTTTGGCGGTGTGATCACCGGCTATCTGATGTGGCTGTTCCGCATGACGCTGGAGCAGATCATCGCCCTGGTGTCCTTCGTGCCGGTCATCACCGGCATGGGCGGCAACGTCGGCGGCCAGTCGGCCACCATCGTGGTGCGCGGCTTCGCCACCGGCCGAATCGATTTTTCCACCCTGCGCAAGGTGTTCTTCAAGGAGTTGCGGGTGGGGATCATCATGGGGCTGGTTTGCGGCCTGGTGGTTGGACTGGTGGCGGTGCTGTGGCATGGCAACATTTATCTTGGTCTGGTGGTGGCGGTGGCCATGGCCACCGCCATGACGGTGGCCGCCACCACCGGCGTACTGGCGCCGACCTTCTTCAAGCGGATCGGTGTCGATCCGGCCATCGCGTCGAGCCCCTTTGTTCAGACCGCCAACGATATCACCGGCATTCTGATCTATTTCAGCACCGCCACCCTCTTTCTCGACAAGCTCAGCAGCTAG
- the ppdK gene encoding pyruvate, phosphate dikinase, translating to MAVKYVYFFGGGTAEGSGAMKNLLGGKGANLAEMTAIGLPVPAGFTITTEVCTEFYKNNRQYPAGLKEQVEEKLRQVEALMDKKFGDPACPLLVSVRSGARASMPGMMDTVLNLGLNDQTVQGIIRQSGDERFAYDSYRRFIQMYSNVVKGLDGDVLEDLLEQMKEHRGVEEDTALTAADLKELVTLFKNRYREELGEAFPEDPQEQLWGAIGAVFGSWMNPRAITYRKLNNIPADWGTAVNVQSMVFGNMGNDCATGVAFTRNPSTGENLFFGEFLVNAQGEDVVAGIRTPQPINKAGGDGSLPSMEEVMPQSYTQLMEIQQKLEKHYRDMQDIEFTIEKGRLFMLQTRNGKRTARAAVKIAVDMVHEGLISEQEAVLRIAPEQLDQLLHPSLDPKAPKQIIAKGLPASPGAASGEVVFCADEAEQAKAQGRKVILVRIETSPEDIHGMHAAQGILTARGGMTSHAAVVARGMGKCCVSGCGDIKISYDKQQFTDKSGKVYNKGDIITLDGSSGEVMAGLVPTVQPELTGDFSELMTWVDGLRRLKVRTNADTPADAAVARQFGAEGIGLCRTEHMFFDADRIMAVREMILAEDLEGRLAALNKIMPMQKGDFLGLFREMKGLPVTIRLLDPPLHEFLPHGDKELQELAAVMGVAVDRLKHKVEFLHEFNPMLGHRGCRLGVTYPEVYDMQVRAIMEAACELVKNEGYDIVPEIMIPLIAEVKELEILRANAVRVADEVIAQYGVKVSYLVGTMIELPRAALTADRIAEQAEFFSFGTNDLTQTTYGLSRDDAGKFLPLYVEREIFPQDPFVALDQSGVGQLVRMGCEKGRQTRPNIKLGICGEHGGEASSVIFCHNIGLDYVSCSPYRVPIARLAAAHAVLLEQQV from the coding sequence ATGGCAGTGAAGTACGTGTACTTCTTTGGTGGCGGCACGGCGGAAGGCTCTGGCGCAATGAAAAACCTGCTGGGCGGCAAGGGCGCCAATCTGGCTGAAATGACGGCCATTGGCCTGCCGGTGCCGGCCGGGTTTACCATCACCACCGAGGTATGCACCGAATTTTACAAAAACAACCGTCAGTATCCGGCCGGGCTCAAGGAGCAGGTGGAAGAAAAACTCCGGCAAGTCGAGGCGCTGATGGACAAGAAATTCGGCGATCCGGCCTGCCCTTTGCTGGTGTCGGTGCGTTCCGGTGCCCGCGCTTCCATGCCCGGCATGATGGATACGGTGCTCAACCTGGGCCTCAACGATCAGACGGTTCAGGGCATCATCCGCCAGAGCGGCGACGAGCGCTTTGCCTACGATTCCTATCGTCGTTTCATCCAGATGTACTCCAACGTGGTCAAGGGTCTTGATGGTGATGTGCTGGAGGATTTGCTGGAACAGATGAAGGAGCACCGCGGCGTGGAGGAGGATACCGCTCTGACCGCCGCCGACCTGAAGGAACTGGTGACCCTGTTCAAAAACCGCTACCGCGAGGAACTCGGCGAAGCCTTCCCGGAAGATCCGCAGGAACAGCTGTGGGGCGCCATTGGTGCCGTATTCGGTTCCTGGATGAATCCACGGGCCATCACCTATCGCAAGCTCAACAATATCCCGGCTGACTGGGGCACCGCTGTCAACGTGCAGTCCATGGTGTTTGGCAACATGGGCAACGACTGCGCCACCGGTGTCGCCTTCACCCGCAATCCCTCCACTGGCGAAAACCTGTTCTTTGGCGAGTTTCTGGTCAATGCCCAGGGCGAGGACGTGGTGGCCGGCATCCGTACGCCGCAGCCCATCAACAAGGCCGGCGGCGACGGCAGCCTGCCGTCGATGGAAGAGGTGATGCCGCAAAGCTACACCCAGCTGATGGAGATTCAGCAGAAGCTGGAGAAGCATTACCGCGATATGCAGGATATCGAGTTCACCATCGAAAAGGGCCGCCTGTTCATGCTGCAAACGCGCAATGGCAAACGCACGGCCCGCGCGGCAGTGAAGATTGCTGTCGACATGGTGCACGAGGGCCTGATCAGCGAGCAGGAAGCGGTGTTGCGTATCGCACCGGAGCAGCTTGATCAGCTGTTGCATCCGTCCCTTGATCCCAAGGCACCCAAGCAGATCATCGCCAAGGGCTTGCCCGCTTCGCCGGGCGCTGCCTCGGGTGAGGTGGTGTTCTGCGCCGATGAGGCCGAACAGGCCAAGGCCCAGGGTCGCAAGGTGATCCTGGTGCGGATCGAAACCAGCCCCGAAGACATCCACGGCATGCATGCTGCCCAGGGCATTCTGACCGCTCGTGGCGGTATGACTTCCCACGCGGCGGTGGTCGCTCGTGGCATGGGCAAGTGCTGCGTCTCCGGTTGCGGCGACATCAAGATCAGCTACGACAAGCAGCAGTTCACCGACAAGAGTGGCAAGGTTTATAACAAGGGCGACATCATCACCCTCGACGGCTCCAGTGGCGAGGTCATGGCCGGTCTGGTGCCGACGGTACAGCCGGAGCTCACCGGTGATTTCTCCGAACTGATGACTTGGGTCGATGGTCTCCGGCGGCTGAAGGTGCGCACCAATGCCGATACGCCGGCCGATGCGGCGGTGGCACGGCAGTTTGGCGCCGAAGGCATCGGCCTGTGCCGTACCGAGCACATGTTTTTTGATGCCGACCGCATCATGGCCGTGCGCGAAATGATTCTGGCCGAGGATCTGGAAGGGCGCCTGGCGGCGCTGAACAAGATCATGCCGATGCAGAAAGGCGATTTTCTGGGGCTGTTCCGCGAGATGAAGGGGCTGCCGGTTACCATTCGTCTGCTCGATCCGCCGCTGCACGAGTTTTTGCCCCACGGCGACAAGGAATTGCAGGAACTGGCCGCCGTCATGGGCGTGGCCGTCGATCGACTCAAACACAAGGTCGAGTTCCTGCATGAGTTCAACCCGATGCTCGGCCATCGCGGCTGCCGTCTCGGCGTTACCTATCCCGAGGTTTACGACATGCAGGTGCGTGCCATCATGGAAGCGGCCTGCGAACTGGTCAAGAACGAGGGTTATGACATCGTGCCGGAGATCATGATTCCGCTGATCGCCGAGGTCAAGGAGTTGGAAATTCTGCGCGCCAACGCCGTGCGGGTGGCCGATGAGGTCATTGCCCAGTACGGCGTGAAGGTCAGTTATCTGGTCGGCACCATGATCGAACTGCCGCGTGCCGCCCTGACCGCCGACCGCATTGCCGAGCAGGCCGAGTTCTTTTCCTTCGGCACCAATGACCTGACCCAGACCACCTATGGTCTGTCGCGCGACGACGCCGGCAAGTTTCTGCCGCTGTATGTCGAGCGCGAAATCTTCCCGCAGGACCCCTTTGTTGCCCTGGATCAAAGCGGTGTTGGTCAGCTGGTGCGCATGGGCTGCGAGAAGGGGCGTCAGACCCGGCCGAACATCAAGCTGGGCATCTGCGGCGAACACGGTGGCGAGGCTTCCAGCGTGATCTTCTGCCATAACATCGGCCTTGATTATGTGTCCTGCTCACCCTACCGGGTGCCCATCGCCCGGCTGGCGGCGGCTCACGCCGTACTGCTGGAGCAGCAGGTCTGA
- the glyS gene encoding glycine--tRNA ligase subunit beta has product MAKELFLEIGTEEIPAGFLPTALRDLDSMIRREFDSARIAYGAVQTFATPRRLVLVVSDVAEQQQRQQVEIAGPSVQVAFDAEGQPTRAALGFARSNGVEVADLEQRQTDKGTYLFLSRVIEGQPVADQLPEMLQRLVTGLSFRKSMRWADLDVRFARPVHWLVALFGGELVPVRFGNLASGRTSRGHRFMAPAAFEVADFNDYLTKTREHFVIVDAAERKRIIADEIARVAREHGGALNVDEQLLDEVAYLVEYPTPLCGSFDEAFLQLPDELLITSMKAHQRYFTLTDPQGRLLPKFITISNTRPVDPAVVVRGNERVLRARLSDAMFFWKEDQKHKLESRLDALKNVVYQAQLGTSYEKVERFTALAETLAQQLKPADVELTRRAARLAKCDLETGMVYEFPELQGVMGREYARLEGENPRVALAIYEHYLPVQAGGALPTDDIGAFVSLADKLDTLCGCFGVGLIPTGTADPYALRRSAIGILNIILDRGYVLSLPTCVAQAVAALEPKLTRPAGQVQDEVVTFLRQRLLNMLTAQEFPADVVEAVLAVRFDDVCDARRRVQALADFKQQDGFAALAATFKRAGNIIKGHSAGPVDPARCEQPCEAALLAALEQVEQALVTDLQVADYAAALQRIAGLRPAVDAFFDGVMVMVEDTAVKDNRLALLTRVSSLFSGLADFSRLTA; this is encoded by the coding sequence ATGGCCAAAGAACTGTTTCTTGAAATCGGCACCGAAGAAATTCCGGCAGGCTTTCTGCCGACCGCGTTGCGGGATCTCGACAGCATGATCCGGCGCGAATTTGACAGCGCCCGCATCGCCTACGGGGCGGTGCAGACCTTTGCCACGCCGCGCCGGCTGGTGCTGGTGGTCAGCGATGTGGCCGAGCAGCAGCAGCGCCAGCAGGTGGAGATCGCTGGTCCGTCGGTCCAGGTGGCTTTCGATGCCGAGGGTCAGCCGACCCGCGCCGCTCTGGGCTTCGCCCGTTCCAATGGCGTTGAAGTGGCCGATCTTGAGCAGCGCCAGACCGACAAAGGCACCTATCTGTTCCTCTCCCGGGTGATCGAGGGCCAGCCGGTGGCCGATCAGCTGCCGGAAATGCTGCAGCGGCTGGTAACGGGACTGAGCTTCCGCAAGTCGATGCGCTGGGCCGATCTCGATGTCCGTTTTGCCCGCCCGGTGCACTGGCTGGTGGCCCTGTTCGGCGGTGAACTGGTTCCCGTCCGGTTTGGCAACCTGGCCAGCGGCCGCACCTCGCGGGGCCATCGCTTCATGGCGCCCGCGGCCTTCGAGGTTGCTGATTTTAATGATTATCTGACCAAGACGCGCGAGCACTTCGTGATTGTCGATGCCGCCGAGCGCAAACGCATCATTGCCGATGAAATCGCCCGCGTGGCCCGCGAGCATGGTGGTGCCCTCAATGTCGATGAGCAACTGCTCGATGAGGTGGCCTATCTGGTGGAATATCCCACCCCGCTGTGTGGCAGCTTCGACGAGGCTTTTCTGCAACTGCCCGACGAACTGCTGATTACCAGCATGAAGGCGCATCAGCGCTATTTCACCCTGACCGATCCCCAGGGCCGCCTGCTGCCGAAATTCATCACCATTTCCAACACCAGGCCGGTCGACCCGGCAGTGGTGGTGCGGGGCAACGAACGCGTGTTGCGGGCGCGCCTGTCCGATGCCATGTTTTTCTGGAAGGAAGACCAGAAGCACAAGCTGGAAAGTCGCCTCGACGCCCTTAAAAATGTGGTTTATCAGGCGCAGCTGGGCACCAGTTATGAGAAGGTCGAACGCTTCACCGCCCTGGCCGAGACGTTGGCGCAGCAGCTCAAGCCGGCCGATGTCGAATTGACGCGCCGGGCCGCGCGGCTGGCCAAGTGCGACCTGGAAACCGGCATGGTCTACGAGTTCCCCGAACTGCAGGGGGTGATGGGGCGCGAATACGCCCGGCTGGAGGGGGAAAATCCGCGCGTGGCGTTGGCCATCTATGAGCATTATCTGCCGGTGCAGGCCGGTGGTGCCCTGCCGACGGATGATATTGGCGCCTTCGTCTCGCTGGCCGACAAGCTTGACACCCTTTGTGGCTGCTTTGGTGTCGGCCTGATTCCCACCGGCACGGCCGATCCCTATGCCCTGCGGCGCAGCGCCATCGGTATTCTCAATATCATTCTTGACCGGGGTTATGTCCTGTCGCTGCCGACCTGTGTGGCACAGGCTGTCGCTGCCCTTGAGCCCAAACTGACCCGCCCGGCGGGCCAGGTACAGGACGAGGTGGTGACCTTCCTGCGCCAGCGTCTGCTCAACATGCTGACGGCGCAGGAGTTTCCGGCCGACGTGGTCGAGGCGGTGCTGGCCGTGCGTTTTGACGATGTCTGCGATGCCCGTCGCCGGGTGCAGGCCCTGGCCGACTTCAAACAGCAGGACGGTTTTGCCGCCCTGGCCGCCACCTTCAAGCGCGCCGGCAATATCATCAAGGGCCACAGCGCTGGCCCGGTCGATCCGGCCCGTTGTGAGCAACCCTGCGAAGCCGCCTTGCTGGCGGCTCTGGAGCAGGTCGAGCAGGCGCTGGTGACGGATCTGCAGGTGGCCGACTATGCCGCGGCCCTGCAACGGATCGCCGGTCTGCGGCCGGCGGTCGACGCCTTTTTCGATGGTGTCATGGTCATGGTCGAAGATACGGCGGTGAAAGACAACCGCTTGGCACTGCTTACTCGCGTTTCCAGTCTGTTCAGTGGCTTGGCAGACTTCTCGCGTCTGACGGCCTGA